ACTGGCGTGACTTGATCAACCCGTCTTTGTTCTTGCGGACTTCCTCGACGCCGGGCTGAACGCGCAGCAGTTGATCGCATTTGTCGGAGTTGTCTTCCTTGGAAGCTCCGGTGCCGCCGGACTGTCTCATCGCAACCTGGGAGCCGATGAGCTGGGCACTGCCGGCGGCGACCATCGGGACGACGGAGCTCACTATGCTGACGGCGCCCGCCGCGCATCCAGAGCATGCGGCCGCGAGCGCGATTACGATCGCCATGTACGCGATCGCGCGCGCGATGAAATTGCTCACTTTTTCACTTTTTGCTTTTTCACCTTTTCACTTTTCCACTGGTTCACGGTTTGCGCGCGATCACCATCGAAGAGGTGAACGGGGGGCTTGGCAGCGCCTCGTGGCTGATATCGACGAAGCCGGCGTCGCCGAGCCATCGGGAGACTTCTTCAAATGAATAATCCCGCCCGCGCGTGGCCAGCAGCAGGTAGAGGGCGAAAATCGCGCCCGGCCTGGGCTCGGTAAGGTCGGCATTCATGATGTGATCCTTGATGATCATCATGCCGCCTGATTCGAGCGCGCGAAAGCACTTGCGCAAGAGTTGAGCGTTGGCGGTTTCATCTTCGTTGTGAATTATATTCGACATGAACAGGGCTCCGCATGGGCCCGGGAGCTCATCGTACAGGTAATCGACGCGGACCAGGTCGATTCGCGCCAACGCCGCGGGCTCGCGCTCAGCGAGGATTCTGCGCGCAACTTCGAGCGTGGCAGGCAGATCGTAAATCGCAGCGCGCAGACGGGGCCATCGGCGGAGCATCGCCGCGGCGTAGGTCCCCGGACCGCCGCCGATGTCGGCGATCATCGAGACGCGGCTGAGATCGAGCCGATCGGCGACGTAAGTCGGATCGCCGCGGGCGCGCGTGAGGCTATCCATGGCGCGGATGAATCGTTCGGTCTCCTCGGGGCGGTTTTGAAACATGTCGGTCGGGCGCGCGGGAGCGCCGGTGCGAATGGTTTGTTCGAGATGCGTCCAGGTTTCAAAGATCGCTTCGTCGAACAGAATCAAGTCGCCAAGGTATTCGGCGGACGAGCGGAGCAGGTAGCGCCGCGACGTATCAGTGAGCGCGTAGCGATTGGCGCGTTTGGCGAGCAAGCCGAGCGCCACCATCGCGTTGGCTATCAGAACCGTCGCGCGGCGATTGGCGGAGATGGCGGCGGCGAGCGCGGCGTCGTCGAGCGGCGACGACTCGAGAAGTTCGAAAATTCCCAGCTTGAGCGCGGTTTGGATCGCCCGCGCTTCGGCGTGACCCGAGGCCAGCGCGGCGAGTTCGGCGAAATCCATCGCTGCGCGTCCGCCTTTCAGCGCAGGAAGTCTTGCGCGACGCAAGTGTTGCCGCCGGCGGATTGAGCGATTCCACCGCCGCACGCGGTGAACCTGGCGGAGATGATGTTGGCGGCGCGAGCGCGTTCCTGGTTTGCCAGGCCCGGGATTTCGGTTTCTCGCCCGGTCAAACCGGATACCTTTTCGGGTGAAGGAGGCGCGATGTGCCTCAAGTAAAACCGGGCGATTATCGCAGCGAGGATCGAGAGCACGAGCAGGCCGAGTCCCGCCTTGATCGCCCGGCGCCGGCGGACCACTGTGGGAGTTGGCAGCCTGATGACCTTGGCCGGACCATTGTGGCGTCCGGGCGGGCGTCGGCGCGTTGCTGATCTTGCGCTCATATTTCGCTCACGATGGAACTTGGCGGCGGCGGTGCGGGTTGTTACGCATGGCATCCATAGTTGAACTCCGAACTTGAAACACCGGCGTTCGCAGGCGCCACTGCTTTCACCGATCGCGACGTGATGGTCGCCGGGCGGCGTCGCGCTTCAATTTCCAGCTATCGCGCCATCTGCCGGATGTCAACGCGAGCAATTCTTGCGTCAGTCGCGATCCTTTGCTTGCTGAATACGCGGGCGGGCGCCGGATCGGAATCGGCAAATGCGCTGCCGGCCGGTGCGCTCAAGTCGTCGCCGAGCATGTACCTTCGCGAGGCGTCGTCGAGCGCGATTCGATGGCAGGCGTGGAGTCCGCAGACGCTCGCACTGGCGCGGTCGCTGAACCGTCCGATCCTGATCGACATCGGCGCGGTCTGGTGTCACTGGTGTCACGTGATGGACGAGACGACGTACGCCGACAGGCAAGTTGCGGCGGCGCTGAACAGCAACTTCGTGCCGGTAAAGGTCGATGCCGACGAGCGTCCGGATATCGACGGGTACTATCAGAATGCCGCCGCGCAGTTGACCGGCGCGGGCGGTTGGCCGCTGACGTGTTTCACGACGCCCGATGGCGCGCTGTTCTTCGCGGCAGGATATCTGCCACCGCGGCCGGGGTTCGGAACCAACGGGAGCGGCGGAGAAAACTCGTCGATGGCGCCGCTGCTGAAGCGGATTTCGCAGGTGTACGCCGCGAATCGTGTGGGACTCGAGCGTGCGGCGGAAGCGACTGCGGAGAAGCTTAAATCCATGTCCAGCAGCCGAAACGCGCCCGCCCACGGAGGGCTCGACGGCCTGCGCGCGCAAATACTCGCGGGGCTGGCGGCATCGTACGATCGTGAGTGGGGAGGATTCGAATCAGGTTCGGGGCCGCGATTTTACGATTTCCCGGCGATCGAGCTTGCGCTTGCGCACGGCTTTTACGGCCACCCGGAGTTCACCGCGATGGCGCTCGATACGCTCAAAAAAATCGCGGCAGGGGGAGTGTTCGATCAGCTTGGCGGCGGTTTTCATCGCTACTCGACCGATTCGCATTGGCTCGTGCCGCATTTCGAGAAGCTCGGATACGACAACGCGATGGCCTTGCACGCGTACAGCGACGCGTACGAAGCTGGCGGCGATCCGGAATTCGCGCGGGTCGCGAAGTCGATCGTCGGCTACGTGAACCGCGAGTTGCTCGATCCGAAGACGCACGCGTTCTACTCGGATCAGGACGCCGATTCGTTCAAGGGCGACGACGGCAGCTACTACACGTGGACGGTCGAGGAAGTGAAGCGCGCGCTGCGGCCGGATGAGGCGCGCATCGCGATTTTATTTTACGGCATGGAAGACGCGCCCGCGCGAGCGCCCGATGGACGAATCGTGCTGAGGCGCGCGATGAGCCCGGAGCAAGCAGCGGCCAGGCTGAAGATCCCGGCGCAAGAAGCGCGCAGGATGATCGCCAGGGCGGCGGATGCGATGCTCGCGGCGCGCTCTCGCCGCAAAAAGCCGCAGGTCGATCGCGCCGTGATGACCGATCGGAACGCATTGATGGCGGATGCGTATCTGACGGCGTCGGCAGCGCTTGACGACCAGGGTCTTCAACGCACGGCGCTCAACGATTTGGACTTCATCCTCGGCCATATGCGCGCGCCCGATGGGAGTTTCTTTCACGTCTGGTCGGATGGACGCGCGCAGGTGGCGGGTCTGGCCGCCGACCAGGTTTACCTGCTGGGCGCGATCATTGACGCCTATCAGTTCTCGGCCGATGAGAAATATCTGGTCGAAGCGCGCACGCTCGCCGCGATTATCCTGAAGAACTTCCGAGCTGATGGTCCGAGCTTGTTGGTGAATCGCGAAACCGAAGACGCGGGCACGGTGATTGCGCGGTCTCAGGCGAGCGGGCAGGTGTTTTACGACATGCCGACTCCGTCGGTGCAAGTGATGATGGCGATCGCGGCGGCGACGCTCGGGCTCATCACCGGCGACGGCAGTTATACCAGGGCCGCGAACGAACTGATGGCGAGCGCGCCGGCGATGGCGGGATCGATGCTGAGCAACTCAGTCGCGACGGTCGGGCTCGGGCTGGAGTATCGCGCAAACGGCGACGCGATGGTTGCAGTAGCCGGGCCGCAGGCCGACGCGCGCGCGGCAGCCTTATGGAAGACGGCGTTGGCGAGTTATCGTCCCGGAAAAATCGTGATGCGGATCGGATCGGATCGCGGCGCCGCCAAAGCGATGCCGGCCGCGGTGCAGGCGATGCTCGCGTCCAGCGCCGAAAAAGGAGTTCCACTCGCGTTCGTATGCGCAGGAACGGCGTGCGCCACCCCGGTCGGGACGCCGGCGAAACTCGCGGAGGTCATCAGGAGATTCGGCGCCCCAGGGAACGACAAGACAACGCTTGCCAACGACAGACCGGCCCTCGCACGACCGCCGATGTGATCCGGTTTGAAAGATCAGTCGATGGACTTGTGGAAGCGCGCCACGCTGATCATCATCAGAAGCGATGTCAGCAGGGCGAGCGCCAGCATCTGAGGCCACAGGATGCCGAGGCCCACGCCTTTGAGGAAAGTGCCGCGCAAGATAACCAGAAAATACCGTAGCGGGTCGACATAGGTGATCATCTGCATGGCCTTGGGCATGCTCGTGATCGGGAAGGCGAAGCCCGAGAGCGTGAAGGCCGGGTTGAGGAAGAAGAACCCCAGGACGAAGGCTTGCTGCTGGGTCGATGAGAGTGTGGAGATGAGCAGGCCGACGTTCAGTGTGCTGAGAAGAAACAGTACGACTCCGAGCAGCAAGACCAGCACGTTGCCGCGAAAGGGCACCTGGAACCAGAGGGTTCCTACCACCGCCACCAGAATCACGTCCGCCAGGCCCACCACGAAGAAAGGAATGGTCTTACCGAGGATGAACTCGAAGGGCCTGATCGGAGTGACCATGACCTGTTCGAGCGTGCCGATCTCGCGCTCGCGGACGATCGCGAACGCGGTCAGGGTCACTACCATCATAAGCGTGATGCTGCCGATAACTCCCGGGACGAAAAACCATTGACTGTTGAGGTCGGGATTGTACCAGGGTCGTTGCTCGAGGCTTATCTGCGGAACGGTTGCAGCCATTGCGGGCGTCATCTGATTGAGTCGATCGCGCGCGTAGTCCTGGGAAAACTGATCTGCGATCTGGTTGACGTATCCGACGGCGATGAGGGCCGTGTTGGAATTGGTCCCGTCGACGATGACCTGCAAATGCGCGGTCTGTCCCTTGCGCAGCAGTTCGGCGAAGCCGGGTTCGATCTTGAGCGCCATCGGGATGTCGCTACGGCCGATGAGTGACTTCAACTCCCGCTCATTGGAAAGGATCTTCGCGACTTCAAACCGACCGGTAAACGTGAAGCGGCTCAAGAGGTCGCGGCTTTCCTGGCTATGGTCAAAGTCCATCACCGCGATCTGGACCCGGTTCACATCAAATGTGGCGGCATAGCCATAGACCAGCATCTGAACGATCGGCGGAACCAGCAATCGAAACCGCGCGTACTTGTCGCGCCTTAGCTGGAGGAACTCCTTGACGATCATGCACCAGATGCGGTCGAACATGACTTTCCTTTACTGCAAGCTCTTGTGAAACGCGCGCGTGGCAAAAAAGCCGATGACCAGCGCGTAGATGGTCATTGCCACGACCTGCGGAACAAGATCGTTAATGCTCGCGGCGCTGAGAAAAATACGTTTGAGGGCGCTCACGTAGTAGCGGCTATAAACCAGGTAAGTGATAGCTCGTATGGGCGCCGGCATCTGATCGATCGGAAAGGCGAAGCCCGACAGCATCGAGGTAGGCAGCAGCGTAACCAGCAGCGCGTACTGGCTTGCGCCGAGCTGACTCTTGGTCGCAACCGAGATCATGTAGCCGATGCCGAGAATCACGATCAGGAACAAGGTTGTAGCGAGAAAGAACGCCCCCAATCCGCCGCGGAAGGGCACCTCAAACCAGCCGACCGCGAAGACCGCGCACAGCACGGCGTCGGCCAATCCGATACCCAGGTAGGGAACCAGCTTTCCCACCATTATCTCCAGCGCGGTTACCGGAGTGGCGATCAGCTGCTCCATGGTGCCACGTTCCCACTCGCGCGCGATGGTAAGCGATGACAGCAAAGCGCCCATCAGTGCCATCACCAGCGCGACAGTTCCGGGAATGATGAAATTTTTGCTTTCCAGGTCTTCGTTGAACCAGGTGCGGTAGTCGACGCTGATAGGGCTGGTTACCTGCTGGGAAAGACCATAACGTGCGAACCAGTCAAGCTGTACGTTGCTGGCATAGGTTGCCACCACCGCCTGGGCGTAACCCTCGGCGAGTTGGGCGCTGTTGTCGTCGGTCCCGTCAACTAGAGCTTGGACGCTGGTGTGGCCAGCATCGGCAAGACGCTTGGAGAAGTCCCAGGGAATCACAATCCCGAGCTTGCATTGGTCGGCATCGATGGCTCGCACGAGGGCGTGGTAGTTGTTAACGGCCTTGATCACATCGAAGTAGGGTGAGGCTTGAAATGCCTTGAGCAGCGCCTGGCTGTCCTGGCTGCCTTCCTGGTCCAGGACGTACACCGGTATATGGTTGGCATCGAGCCGCGCCCCGTAGCCGAGCAACAGGATCTGAATCAGGGGCAGGAAGAGCACAATGATGAGGCTATACGGATCCCGCCGAATCTGGATGAATTCCTTGCGGCTTATGGCCGCTGTTCGTCGGAGATTCATTGAGAAGCTTCACTGCTGAGAGCCCGGCTTCCAGTAAGGGAGACAAAGGCATCTTCGAGCGACGGGGAGATGAGTTCGATGCGATCGACTCGAACGTCGTGAGCCGCCAGGAAGGCGGGAAGTTCGGTCACAGGCTCCCGCCCGGTGCTGACTACCACATGCAGGGCGGCGCCGAAGACCGAAGCCTCGAGCACTCCCGGCGCCTGCTTGACGGCCGCGAGTCCGCTACCGAGCGGGCTGCATTCGATCAAGAACAAATCGCCTTTTATGGCGGTTTGCTTGATCTCGGTTGGGGTTCCCATCTCAACGATTAGGCCCTGGTCTATCAGGGCCAGCCGATTGCAGTATTCCGCCTCGTCCATGTAGTGGGTGGTGACCAGGATCGTGACTCCTTCGCGCGACATCTGGTGAATCAGCTCCCAGAACTGACGGCGCGAAAGCGGATCGACTCCGGCCGTGGCTTCGTCGAGAAAGAGCACCCGCGGGCGGTGCAGTACGGCGCAGCCCAAAGCGAGTCGCTGTTTCCAACCGCCTGACAGCTCGCCCGTCAGCAATTGCTCGCTGCCGGCGAGCCCGGACATTTTGATTGCCCACGCGATGCGCTCGTCGAGCGCGCGCCCCGTGACCCCGTAGAGGCCGCCGAAGAATTGAAGGTTCTCGATCGCAGTCAGATCGTTGTAGAGAGAAAATTTTTGCGACATGTACCCGATGTGCCGGCGGACCTCTTCAGCCTGGCGCGCGACGTCAAAGCCGACGACGCTCGCGCAACCCGAACTCGGAGTCAACAGACCGCATAGCATGCGTATGGTGGTGGATTTCCCCGACCCGTTGGGCCCCAGCAAACCGAAAATCTCGCCGGAGCGGATTTGGAAGCTCACCTGGTTCACTGCGATAAAGGCGCCGAACCGCTTCACCAGATGATCGACTACGATTGACGCCGCGTCGTCCATTGTTCACGAGCCTGGTTGCGCTTGCTGCTGCGAGATGACGTAAACAAAAACGTCCTCGACGCTTGCCGGTATCCGGCGCGGCTCGCCGAACGGAACTCCTGCGTGTTCAAACCCGCCGCGCAATTGCGCAAGCCGGCGATCAGGATCATCGACCACCACATGCAGCACGTCGCCCATCGCCGTTGCGCTCAAAACACCCTGCTCACCGGCGACGGCCGTTTGCAGCGCCTGGGGATCGGGCGAGCTAATCGACAGGACCGCACCGGGCAGCATGTTCTTAAGCTCGTCGGGCGTGCCAAAGAAGAGACGGCGGCCTTGATGCATCAGCAGCAGCCGGTGGCAGCGCTCGGCCTCATCGAGATAAGCGGTCGAGACCAGCACCGTTACCCCCTCGAAGACCAGCGAGTAAAGGATGCTCCAAAGCTCACGGCGTGAGACGGGATCGACTCCGGTAGTGGGCTCATCGAGCAGCAGCAGTTGCGGCGTGTGGATCAGGGCACAGGCAATGCCAAGCTTGCGTTTCATGCCTCCCGAGAGCTGGCCGGCCATGCGGTCCCGAAACCGGCTCATTCCCGACGCTTCGAGCAACTGCTGCTCTCGATGTCGGCGCTCTGTCCTGCTGACTTCGAAGATATCAGCGTAAAAGCGGATGTTCTCGGCGACGGTGAGATCCTCATAGAGGCCGAACTGCTGCGGCATGTAGCTGATTCGGCTCTTGACCGCTTCCGGCTGGAGCACAACGTCCTGCCCGGCGACCAGGACGGCGCCGGCATCGGCAGGCATAACTCCCGCGAGAATCCTCAAGGCCGTCGTTTTCCCGGCGCCATCGGGACCCACCAATCCAAGGATCTCCCCTTTGCGCGCGTTGAAGCTCAGGTTGTCGACGGCGGTGACCTCACCGAAACGTTTCGTCAACCCATCGACCTGTACGATTTCGTCGCTCATGGCGATCCCGGCGGGCTCAGTTCAATAGTGGCGTCGGCCGGCATTCCGGGCTTGAACTCGTGGCTCTGGTTCTCGATGTCGATCCTGATGCGGTAGACCAGGGTCACACGCTCGGCGTGGGTCTCGACGCTCTTGGGGGTGAACTCGGCATTTTCCGAGATCATCGAGATGCGGCCGAGGTACTTGTGCCCCGGATAGCTGTCGGTCGTGATCAGCGCCGCCTGCCCGAAGCGAACCCGCCCGATATCGGTTTCGTTGACATAGGCGCGCAGCCACACGTGGTCGAGGTCGGCCAGGGTGAATACCGGCGTGCCCGGCTGCATGTTTTCGCCCAGTTCCGCATTTCGCACCAACACGACGCCCGAGAACGGGGCGTATAAGGTTGTGTACCCAAGGATGATCCTGGCGAGTTTCAGGCTCTCTTGCGCGTTCTTGATGTTGGCCTGCGCGACGGTGACGCTTTCATCGCCCGCCGCTTGCAGAGCCTGGTCGCGCTCGAGCGCCGCGCGCGATTGCTTCAGTGCGGTTTCAGCAAGGTCACGGGTCTGAGTCGGAATAATGTTACTTCGCCAAAGCTCCTGGTCGCGCTGATAGTCTATGGTCTTCTGCCAAAGATCGGCCTGATCGATGGCCACCGTGCGCTTGGCGGCTTCGAGATTGCGCAAAGCGAGTGCGAGTTGCCGTTGCTGGACCAACAGAGACGCCTCGTCCACCGCAACCTGCTGCCGGTAGTCGTGGTCCTCCAGGCGCGCCAGCAGCGTGCCGGCCTTTACCCACTGCCCCTCGTCAAACGGGAGCTCGACGATCCGCGACTGCACCGTCTTGAAGCTGAGCACGCTTTCGTGCGCCTCGATGTTGCCGGAAACGAGCAGACGGTTGGCCGAGCCGCCGTGCTCGAAGAACAGCGAATAGGCCGCCCATGCTCCCGCGCCAAGTATCAGGACCGCAACCACGAGGACAGTTCGTTTCTTCATGTGAGTTGACCGGGCTTTTTGAAGGGCCGGCCGCGATGAACGGCGGGTTGCGACGGCGCCACTGGATTGCGCCGGCGCCGAGACCCAATCCGGACACGCTCTGTGGTGTGCTCCAAACGATCTCCAAGCCAACGCAAAAAATTCGCGCGCTGACGCATGAAGCGCGGGTCGGTCGGTTCCATGCCGTGGATCAGACGGATCAACTGGGGCATGACCAGCGGGAACAAGGCCAGCGACAACATCGAAATGAAAAGTTGACTCAGATTGACGCCGCGGGGAATCGATCCTCTGCGCTGCAGCGCGCGAAGCCGGGCGACTGCTTTCTCAAACAGCGCGCGGCGCTCGGCTTCGGCGATCCGCTTTCTGCCGCCGCTGTCGATCGCCTCCCATTCCATCAGCCGCACGAAGTCGATATCCGTACCGACGGCCAGGTAGATGTGCGCCAGCGCACCGGCGAAGTCGTCGGGTATGGATTCGATTATTCCGGCCCGCTCGTCGATTTTGCGGCGCAGGATTTCGCGATAGAGGTCCTGCTTGGCGCCGAAGCAGTAATAGAGCATTCGCTTGTTTACCCGCGCGCGCCCGGCGATCGCATCGACTCGCGCGCCGGCGAAGCCGCGGGCCGAGAATTCGGCGAGCGCGGCGGCGAGGATCTTCTCACGCGTGCGGTTGAGATTGCGGACAGGTGTGCGTCGGCGGGTCATGCGTCACGCTCATTAACCGCACAGTTAATTGAGCTATTAACTGATCAGTTAATTAAACCGCCGCATTTCGCCAGTCAAGGGCAGTGGCATCTGCCTCACCGATTACAAGGCGTGAAAGGGTGGCTGCTGCGCGGCCTTAAATTCCGCCGCGCCGCCGCGCCCGTTTCCTTACCACTTCTCCCCAAACGGCCGAACGTCCACTTCGTGAGACCATGCGCTGCGGTCCTGATGCGCGAGATGCCAGTAGGTTTCGGCGATCGCGGACGGCTTGAGCATGTCGTCCGCCTTGAGCTGCGGAAATCGCTCGCGGATGAAAGGCATGTCGATGGCTCCGTCCACGTTGACGTACGCGACGTGAATGCCATGGGGCTGCAAATCGCGCGCCATCACCTGCGCCAGCCCGCGCAGCGCAAATTTCGCCGGCCCAAACGCCGCCGAAGTCGCAAACGGTTTCACCCCGGCGGTCGCGCCGGTGAAGATAATCGTGCCGCTGCCCCGTTTCAGCATCGCCGGAACAACCTCCTGCGCCGCCAAAAACGCGCCAAAGGCGTTGACCCGCCAGGTGTTCTCGAAGGTGCTCGGCTTGGTTTCCATCAGTTTGCCGAACGGGCGCATCGCCGCGTTGTAAAGCAGCGCGTCCACCTCGCCGAGTTCGCGCCGAATCTTGTCGAATGCCGTGGTTATATCCGCGGCCTTGGCGACATCCGCACCGACCGCGATCGCCTTGCCGCCGGCGCTCTCGATTTCCTTCGCGAGTGCGGTCAGTTTGTCTTCGCCGCGCGCAACCAATGCGACCGCGTACTGCTTGGCAAATCTGCGCGCGAGCGCGGCGCCCAAACCGGGTCCGACCCCGATAACCGCACAAACTGGATGACGATTTGATGCTCCCATGTCTGCCTCCTGCGCCGGTCCGCAACGCAGTTTCATT
This region of Candidatus Binatus sp. genomic DNA includes:
- a CDS encoding TetR/AcrR family transcriptional regulator; this translates as MTRRRTPVRNLNRTREKILAAALAEFSARGFAGARVDAIAGRARVNKRMLYYCFGAKQDLYREILRRKIDERAGIIESIPDDFAGALAHIYLAVGTDIDFVRLMEWEAIDSGGRKRIAEAERRALFEKAVARLRALQRRGSIPRGVNLSQLFISMLSLALFPLVMPQLIRLIHGMEPTDPRFMRQRANFLRWLGDRLEHTTERVRIGSRRRRNPVAPSQPAVHRGRPFKKPGQLT
- a CDS encoding thioredoxin domain-containing protein produces the protein MNSELETPAFAGATAFTDRDVMVAGRRRASISSYRAICRMSTRAILASVAILCLLNTRAGAGSESANALPAGALKSSPSMYLREASSSAIRWQAWSPQTLALARSLNRPILIDIGAVWCHWCHVMDETTYADRQVAAALNSNFVPVKVDADERPDIDGYYQNAAAQLTGAGGWPLTCFTTPDGALFFAAGYLPPRPGFGTNGSGGENSSMAPLLKRISQVYAANRVGLERAAEATAEKLKSMSSSRNAPAHGGLDGLRAQILAGLAASYDREWGGFESGSGPRFYDFPAIELALAHGFYGHPEFTAMALDTLKKIAAGGVFDQLGGGFHRYSTDSHWLVPHFEKLGYDNAMALHAYSDAYEAGGDPEFARVAKSIVGYVNRELLDPKTHAFYSDQDADSFKGDDGSYYTWTVEEVKRALRPDEARIAILFYGMEDAPARAPDGRIVLRRAMSPEQAAARLKIPAQEARRMIARAADAMLAARSRRKKPQVDRAVMTDRNALMADAYLTASAALDDQGLQRTALNDLDFILGHMRAPDGSFFHVWSDGRAQVAGLAADQVYLLGAIIDAYQFSADEKYLVEARTLAAIILKNFRADGPSLLVNRETEDAGTVIARSQASGQVFYDMPTPSVQVMMAIAAATLGLITGDGSYTRAANELMASAPAMAGSMLSNSVATVGLGLEYRANGDAMVAVAGPQADARAAALWKTALASYRPGKIVMRIGSDRGAAKAMPAAVQAMLASSAEKGVPLAFVCAGTACATPVGTPAKLAEVIRRFGAPGNDKTTLANDRPALARPPM
- a CDS encoding ABC transporter ATP-binding protein, with translation MSDEIVQVDGLTKRFGEVTAVDNLSFNARKGEILGLVGPDGAGKTTALRILAGVMPADAGAVLVAGQDVVLQPEAVKSRISYMPQQFGLYEDLTVAENIRFYADIFEVSRTERRHREQQLLEASGMSRFRDRMAGQLSGGMKRKLGIACALIHTPQLLLLDEPTTGVDPVSRRELWSILYSLVFEGVTVLVSTAYLDEAERCHRLLLMHQGRRLFFGTPDELKNMLPGAVLSISSPDPQALQTAVAGEQGVLSATAMGDVLHVVVDDPDRRLAQLRGGFEHAGVPFGEPRRIPASVEDVFVYVISQQQAQPGS
- a CDS encoding HlyD family secretion protein; its protein translation is MKKRTVLVVAVLILGAGAWAAYSLFFEHGGSANRLLVSGNIEAHESVLSFKTVQSRIVELPFDEGQWVKAGTLLARLEDHDYRQQVAVDEASLLVQQRQLALALRNLEAAKRTVAIDQADLWQKTIDYQRDQELWRSNIIPTQTRDLAETALKQSRAALERDQALQAAGDESVTVAQANIKNAQESLKLARIILGYTTLYAPFSGVVLVRNAELGENMQPGTPVFTLADLDHVWLRAYVNETDIGRVRFGQAALITTDSYPGHKYLGRISMISENAEFTPKSVETHAERVTLVYRIRIDIENQSHEFKPGMPADATIELSPPGSP
- a CDS encoding ABC transporter permease codes for the protein MNLRRTAAISRKEFIQIRRDPYSLIIVLFLPLIQILLLGYGARLDANHIPVYVLDQEGSQDSQALLKAFQASPYFDVIKAVNNYHALVRAIDADQCKLGIVIPWDFSKRLADAGHTSVQALVDGTDDNSAQLAEGYAQAVVATYASNVQLDWFARYGLSQQVTSPISVDYRTWFNEDLESKNFIIPGTVALVMALMGALLSSLTIAREWERGTMEQLIATPVTALEIMVGKLVPYLGIGLADAVLCAVFAVGWFEVPFRGGLGAFFLATTLFLIVILGIGYMISVATKSQLGASQYALLVTLLPTSMLSGFAFPIDQMPAPIRAITYLVYSRYYVSALKRIFLSAASINDLVPQVVAMTIYALVIGFFATRAFHKSLQ
- a CDS encoding SDR family NAD(P)-dependent oxidoreductase, whose amino-acid sequence is MGASNRHPVCAVIGVGPGLGAALARRFAKQYAVALVARGEDKLTALAKEIESAGGKAIAVGADVAKAADITTAFDKIRRELGEVDALLYNAAMRPFGKLMETKPSTFENTWRVNAFGAFLAAQEVVPAMLKRGSGTIIFTGATAGVKPFATSAAFGPAKFALRGLAQVMARDLQPHGIHVAYVNVDGAIDMPFIRERFPQLKADDMLKPSAIAETYWHLAHQDRSAWSHEVDVRPFGEKW
- a CDS encoding methyltransferase — protein: MDFAELAALASGHAEARAIQTALKLGIFELLESSPLDDAALAAAISANRRATVLIANAMVALGLLAKRANRYALTDTSRRYLLRSSAEYLGDLILFDEAIFETWTHLEQTIRTGAPARPTDMFQNRPEETERFIRAMDSLTRARGDPTYVADRLDLSRVSMIADIGGGPGTYAAAMLRRWPRLRAAIYDLPATLEVARRILAEREPAALARIDLVRVDYLYDELPGPCGALFMSNIIHNEDETANAQLLRKCFRALESGGMMIIKDHIMNADLTEPRPGAIFALYLLLATRGRDYSFEEVSRWLGDAGFVDISHEALPSPPFTSSMVIARKP
- a CDS encoding ABC transporter ATP-binding protein, yielding MDDAASIVVDHLVKRFGAFIAVNQVSFQIRSGEIFGLLGPNGSGKSTTIRMLCGLLTPSSGCASVVGFDVARQAEEVRRHIGYMSQKFSLYNDLTAIENLQFFGGLYGVTGRALDERIAWAIKMSGLAGSEQLLTGELSGGWKQRLALGCAVLHRPRVLFLDEATAGVDPLSRRQFWELIHQMSREGVTILVTTHYMDEAEYCNRLALIDQGLIVEMGTPTEIKQTAIKGDLFLIECSPLGSGLAAVKQAPGVLEASVFGAALHVVVSTGREPVTELPAFLAAHDVRVDRIELISPSLEDAFVSLTGSRALSSEASQ
- a CDS encoding ABC transporter permease; translated protein: MFDRIWCMIVKEFLQLRRDKYARFRLLVPPIVQMLVYGYAATFDVNRVQIAVMDFDHSQESRDLLSRFTFTGRFEVAKILSNERELKSLIGRSDIPMALKIEPGFAELLRKGQTAHLQVIVDGTNSNTALIAVGYVNQIADQFSQDYARDRLNQMTPAMAATVPQISLEQRPWYNPDLNSQWFFVPGVIGSITLMMVVTLTAFAIVREREIGTLEQVMVTPIRPFEFILGKTIPFFVVGLADVILVAVVGTLWFQVPFRGNVLVLLLGVVLFLLSTLNVGLLISTLSSTQQQAFVLGFFFLNPAFTLSGFAFPITSMPKAMQMITYVDPLRYFLVILRGTFLKGVGLGILWPQMLALALLTSLLMMISVARFHKSID